A region from the Hypericibacter adhaerens genome encodes:
- a CDS encoding phosphotransferase enzyme family protein: protein MATTEALPAAELLARIGRMADRSLPLWGLSPAARATLINHSENVTYRVDDPATGSRSILRVHRVGYHSQEAIRSELQWMEALRREAGVETPEVIAARDGSAIQTLRSPELEHPRHAVMFTFLEGKEPAEDELLGPFERLGEVSARMHRHAAGWTLPPGFTRHVWDFETAFGPNPTWGRWQDSFGVDKPVLEILGRLERTLGRRLERYGKSRERFGLCHADIRLANLLVDGTRTKVIDFDDCGISWYLYDLGTALSFIEHRPDVPDLVQSWLRGYGKVTRLSREVEAEIPTFIMFRRLLLVAWIGSHAETELAKSLGAPYTQGSCQLAETYLGKFG from the coding sequence ATGGCGACGACGGAAGCGCTGCCTGCGGCGGAATTGCTGGCGCGGATCGGCCGGATGGCGGACCGGTCCCTCCCGCTCTGGGGCCTGTCGCCGGCCGCGCGGGCGACCCTGATCAATCACTCCGAGAACGTGACCTACCGGGTCGACGACCCCGCGACCGGCAGCCGCTCGATCCTGCGCGTTCACCGTGTCGGCTATCACAGCCAGGAGGCGATCCGCTCCGAGCTGCAATGGATGGAGGCCCTGCGCCGCGAGGCCGGTGTGGAGACGCCGGAGGTGATCGCGGCCCGGGACGGATCCGCCATCCAGACGCTGCGCAGCCCGGAGCTGGAGCATCCGCGCCACGCGGTCATGTTCACCTTCCTGGAAGGCAAGGAGCCGGCCGAGGACGAGCTCCTGGGGCCGTTCGAGCGGCTGGGCGAGGTGTCGGCCCGGATGCATCGCCATGCCGCCGGCTGGACCCTGCCGCCGGGCTTCACCCGCCATGTGTGGGATTTCGAGACCGCCTTCGGCCCCAACCCGACCTGGGGCCGCTGGCAGGACAGTTTCGGGGTGGACAAGCCGGTGCTGGAGATCCTGGGCCGGCTGGAACGGACCCTCGGCCGGCGCCTCGAGCGCTACGGTAAATCGCGCGAGCGCTTCGGGCTTTGCCACGCCGATATCCGTCTTGCCAACCTCCTGGTCGATGGCACCCGCACCAAGGTCATCGATTTCGACGATTGCGGCATCAGCTGGTACCTCTACGACCTCGGCACGGCGCTGAGCTTCATCGAGCACCGCCCCGACGTGCCCGATCTGGTCCAGTCCTGGCTCAGGGGCTACGGCAAGGTGACGCGGCTCTCCCGCGAGGTGGAGGCCGAGATCCCGACCTTCATCATGTTTCGCCGCCTGCTGCTGGTGGCCTGGATCGGCTCGCACGCCGAGACCGAGCTCGCCAAGAGCCTGGGCGCACCCTATACGCAAGGAAGCTGCCAGCTGGCGGAGACCTATCTCGGCAAGTTCGGCTGA